The Candidatus Poribacteria bacterium genome has a window encoding:
- a CDS encoding C39 family peptidase — protein MPLRVKEGKSINFREPSPNEKIINVPQIIQEQSNWCWAACAEMVIRYYNESATQQCELANKLFNRTECCSVPSSPNCNRPCETRDISNLYSRKHIHSKFVEDAVPFSELQSEIDADHPVEVVYFWRDWEKPGHSVIVRGWRIEDKEEFVHVNDPADSPTTMSGLVAYSELLTPYGEGDWSYTWIEIQR, from the coding sequence GTGCCTCTAAGAGTTAAAGAAGGAAAGTCAATCAATTTCCGGGAACCGTCTCCTAATGAGAAAATCATAAATGTTCCTCAGATAATACAAGAACAATCCAATTGGTGTTGGGCTGCCTGTGCTGAAATGGTTATTCGTTATTATAACGAGTCTGCTACTCAACAATGCGAATTGGCAAATAAACTTTTTAATAGGACTGAATGTTGCTCCGTTCCCTCCAGCCCAAACTGCAACCGTCCATGTGAGACACGAGATATTTCAAATCTGTATTCACGTAAGCATATACATAGCAAATTTGTAGAAGATGCCGTGCCTTTTTCCGAGTTGCAGTCAGAAATTGATGCTGATCATCCGGTTGAAGTCGTATACTTCTGGAGAGATTGGGAAAAACCAGGGCATTCGGTTATCGTACGGGGATGGCGTATTGAGGACAAGGAAGAATTTGTGCATGTAAACGATCCAGCGGACAGCCCTACAACTATGTCTGGGCTTGTCGCTTATTCCGAATTGCTAACTCCGTATGGAGAAGGCGATTGGAGCTATACTTGGATCGAGATTCAGAGGTAA